gcgtcgtttggcattccgtcgcaatccgtcgttttggacaagaaacggatcctgcaaatgtgcccgcaggatgcgttttgtgcccgtagacttgtattgccgacggatcgtgacggatggccacacgtcgcgtccgtcgtgcactggatcatttgtgttttggcggaccgtcggcacaaaaaaacgttcaatgaaacgtttttttgtacgtcgcatctgccatttctgacggcgcatgcgtggccgtaactccgccccctcctccccaggacatagattgggcagcggatgcgttgaaaaactacagctgctgcccacgttgtgcacaattttcacaacgtgcgtcggtatgtcgggccgacgcattgcgacggccctgtaccgacgtaagtgtgaaagaagcctaaccctaaatttagccccaaccctaaccctaaatttagccccaaccctagccctaatcctagccctaaccctagccctagccctaaccctagccctaaccctagccctaaccctacccctaaccctacccctaaccctacccctacccctaaccctaaccctacccctaaccctaaccctacccctacccctatccctacccctaaccctaaccctacccctaaccctacccctaaccctacccctaaccttacccctaaccctacccctaaccctaattttagccccaactgctgttctcctgccggccggcagatggagacagatggcgggcgcactgcgcatgcgcccgccattttcttctgccagcggccaggaggagcagcaagaggatccagggacacaggtgagtattgtagggtccccgaatccccctatttctctgtcctctgatgtgcgatcacatcagaggacagagaataacactttacttttttttttttttttttgcggtcgccggtaaacagttaattaccggcgatcgcaaaacaggggtcggtaaaaccgaccccgatcatgctctttggggtctcggctacccccggcagccgagaccccaaagattctcgcggagccggtcggcgggcgcactgcgcatgcgcccgccattttgaagatggcggcgcccaccgggagacacgaggagcatcgggggagataggtgaataTTGGGGGGCtaactgggaccccttttctctgtcctccaatgtgcgatcacatcggaggacagagaaattaaaaagaggtcgcgttttttttttttttttttgcgatcgccggtaaacggctaattaccggcgatcgcaaatgcggggtgggttaaaaaccccccgaatcatgttctctggggtctcggctacccccggcagccgagaccccagagaaaatcggcctctggggggcgctattcactttttccacagcgccgttaattaacggcgctgtggtttaagtacccttagcggccgccgttaaaaggcgtatcggcggtcgctaaggggttaagcactgCACATATTCTGTTGTCTATagtagcagtggtcggtctccaaggcaacaagctgtgaaagaaacaaaagaaaagtgttaacatCTCAAGagctgaaaattttaataaacagTGAATTGCAAAATTGTTTGTACTTTCAAACATTATCCTATAAAATATCCCGtgaaaaaagatggaaaaaaaactttAATTTAATGCTAACATGCTAAGTATACATTTGAATAAATAGATTAATAGATGTCAAATGGACTTACAGGAAAGTGTAAATTAAATATGTCTATTGCTTCATAGCTATAGTGTCATGAtcacaaagaaaaacaaacaaacatagacCATAatctaaaagagtaaaaaaaaaatcataagaacGTTTTTGTTTCAATTTTTATTTATAGATAAAGAGCAAATGCAGAAACTGATTTTCAGAAGAAATCTTGAACACGCCTAAAGGATCCAACCCTGGAGTTAGTTGCTCCCCAGTCGCTGTATCTTCTGTACTCTGCGGGTCTCAGGTAATACTGACGTCCTCTGTAATTAGGCTCCTCATAAAAGATCCAGTGACCTTCCAGGACATTACAGGAGTATATATCAGGATATCGAAATTCTTCATGTACATGTGGGCAGTCTTCAGTAAACTCTAGCATTGCACCATGAAAGTCTTCTTTCTCATATATCCTAATTCTGAATGTTCCACGGTGCTTAAAGAATAAAAAGATTCATTTATTACTTATACTCTCAACTTTTATGTCCTCTTGACTGCAACCAATCTGGAACATATTGAAATATTCTGGACATATTTAATTCTCCCTTTGGGGTGAATTAATTACGACTGGCATTGTGCATGCCATTCTTAATGAAACGCTCCCTGGAGTACAATGCGCCAACTTTACTAAGAAGTGCACACCACTTAATAAATTTGGCACTTTCTCGCTCTGGCATGCGCCACCCCTCAACTCACCATAAATGCTACTCCAATGAAGGACGCATTCACTTATTATGAATTTAATGGACTCTGTCTTTCCCTGGCTTCTCGCAGATCCACCCATTTT
The nucleotide sequence above comes from Ranitomeya imitator isolate aRanImi1 chromosome 7, aRanImi1.pri, whole genome shotgun sequence. Encoded proteins:
- the LOC138644857 gene encoding gamma-crystallin-3-like yields the protein MGKIIFYEDRNFQGRSYECSSDCSELNSYFSRCNSIRVENGNWMLYEHPNYRGNQYFLKRGEYPDFSHWTSHSDSIRSCRIIPQHRGTFRIRIYEKEDFHGAMLEFTEDCPHVHEEFRYPDIYSCNVLEGHWIFYEEPNYRGRQYYLRPAEYRRYSDWGATNSRVGSFRRVQDFF